AACATGGATGCTACGCCAAATCCGCCTTCATCAGGCGATGCCCATGGGCCAAGCTGAATTTGTCCCATTTGTACCGGTACTGCGCCGATCCGGAATGCTGCGCGCATCGCTTCACCGGTTGCACCAAGCTGGTTGGTACTGTCAATATCACCATGCAGGCGAGGGTCTTGAGCAGAGCGGAAATCTTTGTCCCGGCTAAAGCCACCAGAGGCAAGTACTACGCCATGTCTCGCTTTAAAGTGCTTAACAATGCCGGTTTCTTCATCAGGGAAACGATAGCCGTCTTTAACCTGAACACCGATTACGCGTTTATCATCATTGGTAACAAAATTCAGCATTTTGCATCCGGTGCGGATGATTACACCCTCTTTACGTGCTGTGCGCACAAGAGGGCGGACGATACCGGAGCCCGAGGCGTTATGAGTCAGATAGGTTCTGGCTACGGAATGGCCACCCAGCCAGGAAAGCTTGGGTTTAAATTTTGCTCCACAATCAATCACAAAATCATAGGCATCACGCGAACCCTCTGCGATTGCCCGGGTCAGTTCGGCATGATTGATCCCGCGGCCCGCTTTCATCATATCTGCAATCATCAGCTCAACGCTGTCTTCAACGCCTTCTTCTTTTTGCAGTTCACTGCCTGCAACAGCAAAGAGACCGCCATTAATGGTTGAGTTGCCGCCGGGAACACGCATTTTCTCGATGATCATTACATCAAGCCCCTTGCGTCTGGCTTCAATGGCCGCAGACAGTGCAGCAAAGCCACTGCCTATGACCAGCACATCGAATGTTTTGTCCCAGTTGAAATTATTATCCAGCGAACCCGCCTGAACGCTGTTGCTGAATACCATAGTGGTCACTGCCGCTGCAGCGGTTCCCGTCAGTAGCTTTCGCCGGGATAGATCTGTAGGAGAGTTATTATCTTGACTCATTATCAGTGCTTCCATTTATTGCAAAAAAAATAAAATTAAGAAGCATCATGAGATGACAAGCATACCCGGTTTAATAACAGAGATACCCGAAGATATCTCATGACACTTCATTGTACGAAAACAAGGATCTGGTCGCCAAATGACGCCAAGTTTCCGTTATTTGTTATAAACGTGTCGACAAAGTAGGTTAATTAACCCTGATAGCTATGAGGGTATAATACGCTTGGCTACCTCTTTATGGCTAATGACCATTTTACATTTCGAACATGCGCAAAACGCATAAATGATCAAAGTCACATTCCAGAGTTGCATGAGTGATTGTCGGCTCAAGGCGGCTCTTCTTATTACGCTGCATGGCTTTGAAAGAAGGTGGCCTGAGAAGAAAACTGCACCAGATGACTTAAATACGCCTGAAACAGCTCACCAAGTGAAGACACAGCAAATTTGTTGTAAATGCTTTTTCTGTGAACTTTTACGGTTGCAACCGATATTTCCAGCACATTGGCGATAGCCTT
This genomic stretch from Vibrio sp. JC009 harbors:
- a CDS encoding flavocytochrome c — its product is MSQDNNSPTDLSRRKLLTGTAAAAVTTMVFSNSVQAGSLDNNFNWDKTFDVLVIGSGFAALSAAIEARRKGLDVMIIEKMRVPGGNSTINGGLFAVAGSELQKEEGVEDSVELMIADMMKAGRGINHAELTRAIAEGSRDAYDFVIDCGAKFKPKLSWLGGHSVARTYLTHNASGSGIVRPLVRTARKEGVIIRTGCKMLNFVTNDDKRVIGVQVKDGYRFPDEETGIVKHFKARHGVVLASGGFSRDKDFRSAQDPRLHGDIDSTNQLGATGEAMRAAFRIGAVPVQMGQIQLGPWASPDEGGFGVASMFNIQSGFRYGIMVGRATGERFVNELADRKTRATAIIKSAGNSGEPDYPIILVDSVGAKACPTLDRGLKYKVINEFDTLEELAKFYRVPQERLLKSVSDYNEYVQNNDDLEFGKPISTATPIVKPPFYGVRAWPKVHHTMGGVQIDVTTQVLHSATFEPIPGLYAAGEVTGGPHGASRLGSCAITDGLVMGRIAGNSVAANKPV